The following coding sequences lie in one Erwinia amylovora genomic window:
- a CDS encoding type IV toxin-antitoxin system YeeU family antitoxin yields the protein MSITLPHEWGLQSDITPRFGARLVQEGNRLYYLADRAGLTVSFSPIHLQKLDQAFPLFVEQLENMLRAGELNPHQQHQVTIQLTSLTCIADTRGSCGYVYISIYPTP from the coding sequence ATGTCAATCACACTACCTCATGAATGGGGTCTACAAAGCGATATCACCCCACGATTTGGCGCGAGATTAGTTCAGGAAGGCAATCGGCTGTATTACCTGGCTGACAGGGCTGGATTAACGGTGAGCTTTAGCCCGATACACCTGCAGAAACTGGATCAGGCTTTCCCGCTGTTTGTAGAACAACTGGAAAATATGCTGCGTGCTGGCGAACTAAATCCACATCAGCAACATCAGGTGACCATTCAACTTACGAGTTTAACCTGTATAGCTGATACCCGTGGTAGCTGCGGTTACGTTTACATTTCTATTTATCCAACCCCATAA
- a CDS encoding DUF4942 domain-containing protein yields the protein MQTEPDVLTEHNELILSTSIERVVTGRDTALKQIEQLIQQLDAISRLTSEIGGGTAQDWAMKSGHRYNSWLTEKADKALPAIIRNIDRCIWRDLMLKSGMMALMDAQARDQWHKNLEEGDLPAISEANILSTFEQLHLNKMDVFERGIINVFKGLSWDYKTNSPCSFGKKIIINNLVTHNRWGFSLNWGWRRDQLADLERMLFLLDGKPIPDNRGDISTRLMEHIRDNPAKDVYEDEFFRIRYYQKGTAHLAFKRLELIERMNDIIAKHYPGMLASR from the coding sequence ATGCAAACAGAACCCGACGTGTTGACGGAACACAATGAGCTCATTCTTTCGACCAGTATTGAGCGTGTTGTCACTGGTCGCGATACCGCACTCAAACAGATCGAACAACTCATTCAGCAGCTTGATGCCATTTCACGACTAACCTCAGAAATTGGCGGTGGTACAGCGCAAGACTGGGCGATGAAGTCCGGGCACCGCTACAATAGCTGGCTGACTGAAAAGGCTGATAAAGCGCTGCCTGCTATCATCCGCAATATCGACCGCTGTATCTGGCGCGATTTGATGTTGAAATCCGGCATGATGGCCTTGATGGATGCACAGGCTCGCGACCAGTGGCATAAGAACCTCGAGGAGGGCGATCTTCCTGCTATCAGCGAGGCGAATATCCTCAGTACTTTTGAACAGTTACATCTCAACAAAATGGATGTCTTCGAACGTGGCATCATTAACGTCTTCAAAGGACTGTCATGGGATTATAAGACCAACAGTCCCTGCAGCTTCGGTAAGAAGATCATCATTAACAATCTGGTGACGCATAACCGCTGGGGCTTTAGCCTTAACTGGGGTTGGCGACGGGATCAGCTGGCTGACCTGGAGAGAATGCTATTTCTGCTGGATGGCAAACCCATCCCTGACAACCGGGGTGATATCTCCACTCGGTTGATGGAGCATATCCGGGATAATCCGGCTAAGGACGTTTACGAAGATGAGTTCTTCCGCATTCGTTACTATCAAAAAGGCACAGCGCACTTGGCCTTCAAGCGTCTGGAGTTGATTGAGCGAATGAATGACATCATTGCGAAACACTATCCGGGAATGCTGGCTTCGAGATGA
- a CDS encoding TA system toxin CbtA family protein — protein MHISTVPATVPVSSRLSPVQVWQQLLTYLLEHHYGLTLNDTPFHDDAAIEEHIDAGITLADAVNFLVERYELVRIDRKGFTWQEQTPFLAATDILRARRATGLINI, from the coding sequence ATGCACATTTCAACTGTACCGGCCACGGTGCCGGTTTCGTCACGCCTGTCTCCCGTGCAGGTGTGGCAGCAACTTTTAACGTATCTGCTGGAGCATCATTACGGCTTGACACTAAATGACACGCCATTCCATGACGACGCGGCCATTGAGGAGCATATCGACGCAGGAATCACGCTCGCCGATGCTGTTAATTTTCTGGTGGAACGTTATGAACTGGTACGTATCGACCGCAAAGGATTTACATGGCAGGAGCAGACGCCATTCCTGGCCGCCACCGATATTCTCAGAGCAAGGCGAGCTACCGGATTAATAAATATTTAA
- a CDS encoding CopG family ribbon-helix-helix protein produces the protein MRQLAKQTISAQIPAELAAAVENLAIELDRSKSWVIKEALTAMIEERERRHQQILKGLADVDAGRVVSHADVVDFANKLKKS, from the coding sequence ATGAGACAACTCGCGAAACAGACGATCAGCGCTCAGATCCCTGCAGAGCTTGCCGCGGCGGTTGAAAACCTGGCTATTGAACTGGACAGATCTAAAAGCTGGGTGATTAAAGAAGCGCTGACCGCCATGATTGAAGAGAGAGAGCGGCGGCATCAGCAGATTTTGAAAGGGCTTGCTGATGTCGATGCGGGAAGAGTGGTTAGCCATGCGGATGTAGTTGACTTCGCTAACAAACTGAAAAAATCGTAA